A region of the Lycium barbarum isolate Lr01 chromosome 1, ASM1917538v2, whole genome shotgun sequence genome:
aagaaatttcttaatttgaaatttcgtttttaaggatttttattggttaaagttattgttttttaattattcaagtgtaaaaaaaaaccgagttaattgaaagctgcaaaattgtgattagcgagtatttattggtttaagtgcacatttatagtctcatgtatatgcgtttgccttatttttgcattttaaaaaaaatattttgtgatatatttagggcttgtttggccatgaaaattgtgagtgtttgaaaaatatagtttttgttttcaaaacaactgaaaacttgaaaaatacactttgagtaagtttaagtgtctatctggtcaccttataagtttatatgtctatcttacaaaacatgccaagtttaagggtccatttAGGTATTAAGTCTATTCTTTTGCTTTTGTCTTGGTTTTTACTTTTGTTGACTATTATATTTTAATAATATCCCTCCACTAAGTTTCCTTAGTggttgctttaaaaaaaaaaatagagtccAGCAAACGACGtcgtttttgttaatttttttttttttaaagggaccGGATGAAAAATGTTAAAAAAACATTGCCAAGAATCGAACCCACGACCGCGGGCTCAATCACAGGCGTCTCATCCACTGATCCGGAATCTCCATTTGTTAAGGGGAtgcaaaaataatatttatacatGAATAAAATAATTCACCATATATATTTAGTgcaattttccgacgaagggcGTTCGGTTGCCACCCCTCGCACccctgtagctccgcccctgattgATCCGGTCTctccatatactgtttggtgaacGCACAAATGTCAACATTTTCCTAATAAACGGTTTTGATTAAATCTATAGACATCTATTCTAAAAACACTGAAGGAAACCAAAGTGTAAGTATGTGAGCAATTCTTGGCATGAACTAACCAAGAGATGAACAATAACTTAAACAATAGCCACATTTTCTTTTCACCTTCCCTGCCGTAAGGGATGGCGGAAGGCAAACATGTTGCAGAACTATTCAATCAAAAGATTTAGGGGTATTTGCAAAGAGCAACTTAGTCTGGTCATAGTTTATgtattaatgattaatttaaaattgtTACAAGTAAATCGGTTTAGAAAAAAGGATAGGGGCCAATACTATATAAAGAAGGAATATGTTTTGAGTCTTTTGAACTAAAACTACAGCTGCAATCACAGTGACCACTTAGTAAGGTACTGAAAGAGCCTGTGGCAAGGCGTCGTGAGCTACTTTCGACATTGTGTGGAACTTGCATTCAACTGATAATAATTGACTTTCTTCAATGGCAATTGCGTTAATCAGTTGGAGCAGAATGTGCTCTAGCTCTTCCCCATCTGTCCACTCGTGGACCgatgcttttacaagtttcctgTTTTCGTTTATCAAATTCCAGGCTGGAAaatcttttcttggcatgacaaAATCTCCTTCCTTGAGCTTCAAACTGGGGCAAAAATCGCCAATTCCATCACCTAGATAGATCATTCTTTTCTTCCCTTCCTTAGCCATGGAAGCTTGTATTCTTTCTATTATCAGACCCTACATTAAACAGAAGCTCAATTAGGAAAACTATTTCAAGAATTAGCTAGTTTCATATTAAATTCTACTAATAATAGCAATAAGTGCAACTCTTAATTCGCCGATTCTTTTAATAAATAGATGTGGAGTATTTACCTTGCACATGTTTGGAGGGCATAAATTGCAGCCATGAGGGGATGTTTGAAAATCAACCTGAGGGAGGATTTTAAGTCTGCCTTCCTCATTGACGAAGCCTGGATTCGTGTTGATTTCTGAGAAGCAATGCCTTATACCAAGATGTTTCAAGATTGTTTCAATGAAGAATACATTTGCATCGCTTACTACTCTCAAATCACACCTGAATTAACACAAAATATGAATTAGTTTAAACTGATAATTTTTTCTAATTTCTATGAAGCAGATAAACAAACAGAGAAAATACAGAATTTACCGCATGTACGttgtgaaaaaaaaatgtaattgaAAGATACGTACCCTAATGCATAAGCTGATTTAATAGCTGGGACAATCCTGGGGTGTATGGGAACCCGTTTCAATACCTCTTCAATGTCTTCAATAGTTTTGCCTTGGTCGTGAAGCTCCTTCATCATTCTATCCTGTAATTTAAAACGGAACAGAAATTATCAGCCTCTAGCAAGAGACGAAAATCAGACAAAAACCTTAGAGAAATTCAGAATGTCCGTTTCTGTTACATCATTATTAGCCAGCCCCGGTTGACTATATGGGAGTTTGGAAAAGGGCCGGACAAAATAGCCGATTCTACTATATGTATACACAAAAAGAAAAATTTGACCTTGTATATGTAGTGTGATTCTTAGGCAAAGGGATTGTGGGACATATTAATGGACGTAAAAATACTATACGAAAACTAACCATGAGAGAGTTCCAGGGCATGGTGGGGAGAAGCTGATTGAACAAATCAGTGGCACCTAACTCATCCAACACCCAATTATCACTATCAACTTCGATGATCGTCTTGTCGAAGTCGAAAATCACCACAATTCCAGCCATTTCTCTGAGTACTTTTTTCGAGGGGTTATGACAAGAAAAAGATGAATGTAGAAAACCTCCGTTGCTTGTTTATAGATTGAATGAATTGTGAGAAAAAACCTCCAGAAGAGTGGCCTTTATATAGGGAGGAAAAAAAGGGAGGATAGATTTGAATTAGGTACAACATAAAAAGATGCTAAGGGAATATTACGCGTATTTGACATGAGTTTGTGGTAAGTTAACGCATAGCCATTCAAATTCCTATAGTCAATTGGTTTTGGAAAAGTTATTTTCCTAGATATTAGCCGTTGGATTCTAGATATTAGCCGTTGGATTTTGATGTACTTGATTGTCACGGATCATCGTACGTGGGATACAGGCCTTTTGCTTTATGGTATTAATAACTGTTCATTTATTAGTTGGGAAGTTTAATGGACACAAACAGGAATATATGGCAGAATATTCGATGCAGGGAATTCAGTTCTCCACAAATTAGGATGGGACAAAATGCTTCAACATTTATTACTAACAACCTTTAATTTCTCTTTATTAGGAAAATAAATCTTGACTTTTTTTCCTTTGGAATTTAATATATTGTAATAAAATCTCTCAAATCTCTCTTCTATCTGGACTTTTTCATTTGTTTTCCCACAACGGTATACTACAATACTTGCATTGTTGCCTGCTAAATTTGAACTCGCCCAGAAATATCACATTGGAGGTAAAATGCTCCCTTTAAAGTGATAAATACCTAAACCTCTAGTGAAAAAAGAATGAATACTTATACCCCTACCACGCAAGTCTCTTATATGTAAACTGAATTATGTTCTAACTATTACACTATGTATTGGAAAAGACGTTGAACCATGTTTTTTGTCGATCTAGTACTTTTTTATTTGTTAATGTCAATCTAGTGTCTTGGTAATTTAATTTCCATTTAGCTTTATGTAAATATAGGAATTAATGACTACTACGTAGTATTTGTTTTTATACTATGTTTTTTATAATTTTCGTTGTCACATAAGGGAAAGGGAAGAAAAATGACTTTTTCTCATAAGTGGAAAATTTTCCTCTATCttgatgaaaaatattttttaataattaaaCATCAAAAGAAAACTTTATCATCTAAATATTTTTGTAGAAAATAACTTTCGAGGTATCAAACACACAGTTTTAAATATTTAATAGCAATAGCAGCAGGAAGGGAACCTGAATAAGAGAGGAGAGAGCAAATGGTGCTTCTAGATTTGGAGATTTCGAGCATACTCTgaattatgtgattttaaagaAAGATTTTTAGTCAGTTTGGTCAATTTTTTTCTGggaagttttaaaaaaaatttagaaaGTGTTTATTTTAAATAGTTGAGATATTTTGTTaagtttttaaaaagaaaaaaaaagtgattttgaatagtagcaatCCAGCAAAATTTGTTTTTTGCTAAATAAAATAGTTTTTCTCTCGAATCACTTATAGAACTTTAGCTAAGACCAAATTACTAATTTGATATTGACAAAAATGTTTTTCGAATTGTGTAATCAAACATTAATTATTagagtccaaaaatattagaactCTTCAAAATAAACAAATGTAAAAAATTTGACCAAATTTGTCGCGTTATGTTCATGAAAAAAATGTGGCGTGTACGAGTCATTGGAGAAGGGACGTTCAATGTTCCAACAACCCACAAAGGAATCAGATTTAGAATTGTTATGAGATTTCAACTATTTTTTGGTGTGTTTGTATGCGAAGGAAATAAGTGAGCATATCCTTATCAATTTGAATATAAGAAAATTAATTCTGCAAACATTTTTTGTGTgtcattttcaatttttttatatataaaataaaattttcttataaaataaacataaacaacaacaagaacGAAAATATATCTAGTATAATTTTATAAATGTGAAGAAAAATAAACATAAACCTAAAAACAAATTTATATAGGGCTAAAAAAACTCGATCTTTTACTATCCTTCACTTTACTTCTAATCAAGGAATCATTTCACATGACAGATTGCAAATTTTGGGATAGCATATGCATACGTCAAAGTTAGATGACTGTAATAGCATCTGTTTAAATAAATGGTTATATAAATCTGAACCACGAAATATGGAGTTAAAGTGATCAACCGTAAATGCAGCAGAAATAATCACGTTCTTTAAATTTTACTGGGACATCTGGAAAACTccggaaaataaataaattatataatGAGTTTGTTGATTTAGACTTTTAGATGCATCCAGATTTTTTTGACACGTCCGATAAAGGACAGTAGCATTTCGTTTGACATCCCAATGCACCATTATCATGTGATATGTTTCTAGATGTTTACTTTTTACTAGTCTCTACCACGTTATTTCATGTCAATTCTaatcatcaaaaaaaaaattaggtaatattatttCAAATTACATCACATTTTTTCCTGAGATACTAAAATGTTATGAGTTTAAGTTTAGGGCATTATAGTGTATTAATTTTTTACACTATCAGGTATCGTTAACCTACTATATCAGGTTATCAACCTTTTTCAtatactttttttctttttatcccTGTTTTCCCTTCAAACCCTCTCTCTTCATCTCTTTCAAATAGTCATCCGCATTTTCTCTTTGCTTCTTTGACCACGCTATGTTTCTATTTCTCCTTCAATTCATAATCCCTTTGTATTCATGAAAGACTTTTGATGAAGCATCCTTTTGAATGCAGAACTCAAATATGAATTGCATCGTAAGCATCTCTTCTTTAATATTGAAATTTTAGTTTTTCATTGTTAAAATATTCAACATTAATAAAGTATCAATTCCAAAAGTTCCATTCCAACAATCTAAAGAGCATGAGAAAATATGGAGACAATAATGATAATATGAGGGGGCGGATCCAACTTTATGGTATCAAGTTCATCTGGGTACTTTCAACACAgagtatataaaatttactaaaattacaACAAATAATAGATATGAAGTTATAAACCCATAACTTAAAAAATATAGTGAATACAATACTTAAACTTTAAAGATTGAATCAATAGAATTAAAATCCTAAATTCGCCTCTTATTAACACTTTAAGACCGTACAGTAACTCTTTAGATGCTAAATTGTAAACCAAAAAAATCCACAAATTGTTGGAAATGCATAAGTACTGCCATTCACAATGTTATCAGAGTAAAGATTTGGTTCAGTAATGACCTTCAGAAAACCTGATGAAAAATCAAAATTATAAGCAACGTTTGAGAAGGAAACAATTTGGTTACTGGGAAATACTTATGGTTAGAGTAACAGTACAATCCAACTTTCCTTTAATGATATTTAGTCTACGgtaatttactttttatttttaaaaaggtaAATAATATTTACTTAAGAAAGTTACTGTATTTATCTTTAAAATGACCCGATGGTGTAAAAATATTTGTACACTGACAGTGTACCAAACTTAAACTCAAATGTTATATATAAGATTGTATATCCGTGTATTTATTATTGTTAAATAAAAGGTTAGTGCTTAAGTTACATTATATTTATTATTGCCAATTACAAATATAAACGTATTAAAAATTTGTTACTAAGAAAAATCAAATTAAAAGGATAGTTTGAGTTGTCGAAGCAGCCACTAATACTTACATTAGGGTAGACAGTCTACATTACACCTTTTAGGGTGCGGTCTTTCTCCGAACTCTGCGTAAATGCGGGATCCCGTGTGCACTGAATTGCCCATAGTTTTATACATAGTAGAATTTATATACGCATTAGACATATTCTTTATTTTACATCCACCAACTTGTAAACGATAATTAATCAACTTTATGATGACCGCTTTTAGagacttggccaaacaggctctatgttAGGGACTCAATTCTGTATTTTGCTTCTTCATCACAAGGTTGtgctatttttctttttttttttctttaaatcaAAAGTGGCCAGAATGTATCCTATTTAGCTTGAGATATGTTATTCGAAATGACATacttattatttattttatgaggTACAACTATATTATTTGATCATATATCCGCTTAATAGTTATCATAAAAATGATGTTTGTGGTATACACTTAGAAATATAAACAGATACGTAAGTGTGAATGAGAGAGAACTTAGAACTTATAATCGATAAAAGTGAAACTAAATAAGCACTTAATACTTGTAGGTTTGTTTTGGCGCTCGAAATCTTCATCAGAAGCAGTGTTTATTAAGAACTATAATTCTGGTTTGAAATATAGTATACTACCAAACAATAGTCTGTTTGTCGAAACTTTTAAAATCCGCTTATTTAGGAATTTCTTTTTGTAAAAAGTGTTTTCAAACAAATACTTTTGAACAGTAGTAGTTTGTGTTTAATTGACTAAACAATTTTGGAAAGTACTTTTGCTAATATTAAGCAACAATTTATGTTAATTTGGCCTAAAGTGATTCTAGAGAAAGCTACTTTTTCCAgcttatgaaaaatattttttgctaGTATTcaaaacacttattttatttctaAAAGCTTTGTCAAACATGTTAActctttttaaaataaatatatttttaaataagAAAAGTATTCCTAAAAGTTTGTCTAAGTAAAATATAAGAAAGAGGAAACCCTTGTGCGAATTTTAAGGCGACTAGAATGGTTGCCGCCTGCCCATAATGAAATACCTCTGCATAACTAATATTTTgtgttttagaaaaaaaaaaaaactgcattcTGCAGAATAAAATATAAAGGCTATCCTTAACAATTTAATGAGGCAAGGAATTTCTCATATATTGAAAGTGTTCTTGTCCGTACAGAATTAGTATACTTTGGTAGGATAGGCTGAACATAATATCTGAGAAATTTAAATTTGATTAAGATTAGGAGTCCATACAAATTCAAATTACCTGAAGTTTTAAATATTACAATTTTATCCAACTTAAAATTATTTCCTCAATACATAATTTAGTTTATAAAAGGTACAAAAGTCGTTCAATAATTGAAGAATATTttagtcaaccaacatttatattcatgttttTATAATAATTCTATTTTTAAGCTGATATATGTTTATTATTCTTTTACCCATGTTGGAAAATATTTTACCCATGGTGCAGTGTGACTTCCTTGGTCCTTAGCCATAATTTGAATATAACCGCTCTTATAAATTTCAAGACAATAGTTAGTTTGTGTCTCCAGAAGGATCACAAAACAAGAATGTTACGTATACAATACTGGAGGTACATATGCTTAAACCCAAAGAAATTTCATTCAAAGTATCAACAAATACGAAGAAAGTCAATAATTCATTAAATTTATCATCCAATTCAAGTTCTTAATTCTTTTCGTACTTTTCCTAAGCAGGAATATAAGGACTTACTAATTTTTTCTCAACATCTTGAAATTTAGAAAAATGGAAAAGATATTAGTTATTGTAATAAATAATTGTGGTACCCAAATAGAAAAAACCAGTAACACAAACTACATATCTCACAAAAACTTTGCTACTTTTGAGTATTGTTGATATATATAAgatttgtcaaaatattttttcaTTAGCTTCTGATCGTTTTAAAAAAATCCACAAATCCTAATAGCGCCTACCACTCTTCATGTTTAATTTGCAGAGAACACTACTAGAAAAGCTCGAATTACATGAGGATTTTACTTGGGGATTTTTTCCGCAGATAATTCCTGCGAATTTTCATGCGAAAATCTAAAATTTCCTGAATGATAGAATATTTACCTGCGGATACGATTTCCCCAAGCAAATTCGCATGTAATTTTGGCGCCACTTAGCGCCAGAAATTTACCTGGGGATTTACTTGAGGAAAATAATTCCCAGGTATCCTTTCGTAGTTAGTTCCGCAGGTAACCGATAATAAtatgaaattttttattttctttgtgaaATTATAAGGAATTTCCCAGGTAATGATACTTTGCGGATTTACCGAGGGATTATTTCTTGGGGATTTAGTTGGGGATCACATTACCTAGAAATTTACCTGGGGATTTTGTTATTACTATTTTACTTGAGATTATTTCATGGGAATTTATATGGGAGTTATATTACCTTGAAAATTACATGAGAATTTTGTTGATGAGATTTTACTTGGGACAAATTCTTGAGAATTTACCTGCGAATTATATTACCTAGGAAATTACTTGGGAATTTAGTTACTACGATTTTACTTGGATATTTTTCATGAGAATTTACCTGAGGACTATATTACCTAGAGAATTACGTGGAGATTTTGTCGCTGCATTTTTACATGAAGAAAATTTCTTGGGGATTTACCTGAGAATAATATTACCTAGGAAATTATATGGAAATTGAATATTATAAGTAATTAAACATGATAAGTCTGTGTActattttaatataaaaaaacTGTCATAAATCTAATATAATTATTATATGTTACTTAAGTGATATTAATTGTAAATTTTAATATCAAGACTTAAGTATAAATATTCAATAATTATCATCTTGATTGACTTTTAACCTTATAGAAATAAGGTTATCATGTATTCGTTGCTATAATTGGGTAACAATTCTAACTGAATACTTAACCATATACTGTATGTATAGTTCTTGTTCAATTAAAGCATTTTCATATATAAGAAAATAATTCAATGCATCATTCAAAGCTAATTTGTTTATTTTATGTTACTTAAGTGATATTAATTTATAATTGTTGGTACTACGACTTAAGCATCAAATAATCTTATGATTCTATTTTCAATCTTCATCTTGATTAAACTCTAATCACGTATTAGTTGCTAGAATTTCAGACAATTAACTATATAAATATGTTTAGTTTCTTGTTCATTTGaggtgttttatatatatatataacgaaatTAATGCATCATTCAAAGCATATAATATAACTAGAATTTATTGAAGGATAACTTATCATctatttgtttcaatttatgtgagccTATTTAATTGGGTAACAAATTTAAAAAAGaatggaagacttttgaaacttgtggcttaaaacaagtcatatatatttgtgtggtcataaaatcatctcataaaatgaatttgtttttaaattaaaaaaaaaatcttttgaaactaataaaaaataaaacatgtTCATATAATAAAATGACGAAAGTAATATTTCCAAAATAAAATAACATAGTTGTGTAAAGCGTTTCcattataagttaaaaaaaaaaataatggatccattctaaaaaaaaataaaactaaaaGATAAATAATCAGAAAACTGATTAGGGAGAAACAAATtggaatccgcgacttttgtagcacaaaaaaaaaattgaaccaaactagcacaaaaaaaaacattagtaggtttcacacactaaattagtgcgtgaaaggaccaaactgcaaaaatgcaacttgggcctttcacgcaccaatttcgtgcgtgaaggaggCAAAAAAAAAACCCTCATCATTCTTCCCCCGATTTCtgttctttctcttcctcttgCGAGCATTTCCACCAGAATGATAATCACCTATACTGACCACATCAAGCGTGCAGTTCTCCAACCTAGAAACCACAAAAGACCGGTAATCCTTATAAAGGGAAGCAGTCTTCCCTTCCTTAGGCCTAAACCGCCACGCCATGTGGCAGGAACTATAGTTCGACCCTCGAACTGGCTTCGCAAACCGGTAAAAATGTATGTCCTTAAACTTCTCAATAGCAGCCCTCATCAACAAATGAAACACATCCGGATCCGTGCAATCAATGGGATCATCAATCTTGCCACGACAGTCCAAATTATCGTCAGACACAAGTACAACATTAGCGGTTGGAACATCAACATCAGTGAGGTTTATAAAGGTCAAAAACGCGATGTGATTAGCAACAAGAAAGTCCTCACCAGTCCTCACTACAGTATCATCAGCTTTAAATGTAGCATTAGATTTGGAAGTAAGGAAATTAGTCATTTTTGTTGAAGGGTGGAATAAAGGGTCTTCAGGTTGATAAGTTACAACAATTATAGTGAAAATCAAAACCCCAAGTACAAATATAGTGAAACAAAGGTTCCCTATCATTGCCATTGCATTTTGACCCAAATTTTCTGGCCTGAAACTTCCAGTCCTGGACTGCAAAATTGATGGTCGACCTAACATTTTTTCCCACATTTTCTCACTATAGCATTAAAGCTTCAAACACAACAAGAATGAAATCTGTAAAATGAGCAATATATTAGACTATCActcccaaaaacaaaaaaaaaaaagatacccTTTAGGAAGAGAAAGAACAGAAATCGTGGGAAGAATGATGAGGGTTTTTGTTGCCACCTTCACGCACGAAATTGGTGCGTGAAAGACCCAagttgcatttttgcagtttggtcctttcacgcactaatttagtgtgtGAAAcctactaatatatatatattttttttatgctAGTTTAGTTTAACTTTTTGTTTTTGTGCAACAAAAGTCGCGAATTCAAACAAATTGGGAGAAAATGAGACAGTGGGGCGACGTCCCACATCGACCACCAATAGCAAAATACTGCAGGTTATAACCGCAAAATGGAGGCCACTTGGCAAAGTGATAGTTTGCTATTATAATTAATCCTTAGAGTTACAAGTGTCTTGGTGAAGCTAAATTAatcaaaaaaaaggaaaaaaaataaataaatataaatgcTTTAGGTTAGTAGCATAATAAATGAACCAAAAAAACGCaataaaatttgagaaaaaaggagaaaaaagataaatacaaatGTTTATATATAGGTGTCACATCATTTATCTATGCctaattttatattatatatagataagttCTACTCATTGTCACCGAGACACTTCAGGGTAAAAAATTAACCCTAACTATTAACCACCGGAATTTCATGGGTAAAAAATCCGCAAATGATTTTGTAAGATGTTTTTACAATAAGTCAAAATATTACTTGGATTTTTCTAATAACTATTAATTCTAGTTCAATTTGGTTTCACCAAGACACTTCAGCCGTGTAACTCTAACTATTAACCACCGGAATTTCATGGGTAAAAAATCCGCAAATGATTTTGTAAGATATTTTTACAATAAGTAAAAATATTATTTAGATTTTGGTTTTGCTCAAATTATACGTTTGAAACGTTTCTTTAGATTAATTAGGGTATGGCTGTTATGTTACTTAGAAAATGAAAGAGGAAAGACGTTAATTTTCAAGGGTTTTTACATTCCAAACTATTCATACTTTCAAAGAGATTTTGAGCTATGGCTTCCAGCATTAAGGATAATATGCCTTTTAAATTGCATTTCTATTTCTATTTATAGTTTGCTACGCAAGCTTTACTATGCATTTGTCTGGGACTCATGTTATCAAATTCATTTTTACGTCAGCTGAGTTTTTTTGGACTCTccgtttatgttttttttttaaaaaaaataataaattctagaacattattattttattctttATACATGGATGTGATTTTTTTGTTTGCAGATTGGAAATAGGTGAGTAATGACTTTATATGTGGATGCAATATTCTCCTATTTTGTTTTTTGGTGATTTTATTTAGGGAAAATacattaacccccccccccccccccccaaacgtatagccggattaattatgacgcacccaacatttgcgggcgacctattacccccccagTCTacatttttctgtatttttgtacattttcggctgacgtggcaaaaaaaaatatggcgagtgaaacgagatattttaataaaaaataatttttaaaaatttatttatattaaaaaataatttttaaaaatttatttatatttcaccCAACCCTACCCtccctctctttcttcttctttctcctttttctctttcttcttctttctcctcaaccatcGCTGCAGCCGCCGCCACCGCCGCTAGCAGCAACAACAGGCGGAGACGTGGCGGTaacgtgggggtgggggtgggtgagatattattaatgtgttattttaatgtgttaatttaattattaatgtgttaatttaattattaatgtgttattttaaatattaatgtgttaatttaattattaatgtgttattttaatttgaattaTTAAATGAAAAAAGTGGCGGTGACGTGGAAGTGACGTGGCGTGACGTGGCAGTGACGTggtggagagtgtgcaacactctccactgtgcaactgggattctttttttttttgccacgtcagccaaaaaatgttacaaaaatacagaaaaatgtagactgggggggggggggggggtaataggtcgcccgcaaaggttgtgtgcgtcataattaatccggctatacgttggggggttttaatgtattttcccatTTTATTTACTATTGTTTTTCGCAGATTATTATAATTTCTATTTGTGTTATCATCCTCTTCTTCTGTTTATTTTGATCTCTAATGAGTATGAGCTTTCTTTAATGGAAAACAAGTTTCTCCAGGTACTAAATTTTTTGAACAATTTGTACTTCTCATTCCTTTATCCTGTATTTT
Encoded here:
- the LOC132645667 gene encoding inorganic pyrophosphatase 1-like → MAGIVVIFDFDKTIIEVDSDNWVLDELGATDLFNQLLPTMPWNSLMDRMMKELHDQGKTIEDIEEVLKRVPIHPRIVPAIKSAYALGCDLRVVSDANVFFIETILKHLGIRHCFSEINTNPGFVNEEGRLKILPQVDFQTSPHGCNLCPPNMCKGLIIERIQASMAKEGKKRMIYLGDGIGDFCPSLKLKEGDFVMPRKDFPAWNLINENRKLVKASVHEWTDGEELEHILLQLINAIAIEESQLLSVECKFHTMSKVAHDALPQALSVPY
- the LOC132616700 gene encoding uncharacterized protein LOC132616700; protein product: MLGRPSILQSRTGSFRPENLGQNAMAMIGNLCFTIFVLGVLIFTIIVVTYQPEDPLFHPSTKMTNFLTSKSNATFKADDTVVRTGEDFLVANHIAFLTFINLTDVDVPTANVVLVSDDNLDCRGKIDDPIDCTDPDVFHLLMRAAIEKFKDIHFYRFAKPVRGSNYSSCHMAWRFRPKEGKTASLYKDYRSFVVSRLENCTLDVVSIGDYHSGGNARKRKRKNRNRGKNDEGFLKVITEPNLYSDNIVNGSTYAFPTICGFFWFTI